In Mastigocladopsis repens PCC 10914, a single window of DNA contains:
- a CDS encoding glutathione S-transferase family protein, whose translation MLKFYYAPLSPIARRVRLALLEKQIAFEPVLLSLDGDQLQSEFVEINPFHHVPVIVDDGFRVVESLAILDYLEAKYPTPALLPTQPEALATVRMVQMVTANELFPQTIPLIYENEESPKFAQAKQHIDKILQFFTQLLGDSSYFGSKQLTLADIVAGTVVPSLPRLGINLNNYPKLNDWCGRLMQREAWQKTDVSAEDFEQFKRKVRALVKLRKQQTS comes from the coding sequence ATGCTTAAATTTTACTACGCACCCCTCTCTCCTATTGCTCGTCGTGTACGGCTAGCCTTATTGGAAAAGCAGATTGCATTTGAACCAGTTTTGCTCAGTCTAGATGGCGATCAATTGCAATCAGAGTTTGTGGAAATTAACCCATTTCATCATGTTCCAGTCATAGTGGATGACGGTTTTCGGGTAGTGGAATCACTGGCAATTTTGGACTATTTAGAAGCAAAGTACCCCACACCTGCGCTACTTCCAACTCAACCTGAAGCTTTAGCAACAGTGCGGATGGTGCAAATGGTGACTGCTAATGAACTATTTCCTCAAACTATCCCACTTATTTATGAGAATGAAGAATCTCCAAAATTTGCACAGGCAAAGCAACATATAGATAAAATATTGCAATTTTTCACACAATTATTAGGAGATAGTTCTTACTTTGGCAGCAAGCAGTTAACTTTAGCAGATATTGTTGCGGGAACAGTTGTGCCTTCATTGCCTAGATTGGGTATAAATCTCAATAATTATCCCAAGCTAAATGATTGGTGTGGACGCTTGATGCAGCGGGAAGCATGGCAGAAGACGGATGTCAGCGCAGAAGATTTTGAACAATTTAAGAGGAAGGTACGCGCTCTAGTGAAGCTGCGTAAGCAACAGACGAGTTGA
- a CDS encoding murein hydrolase activator EnvC family protein, producing the protein MKASFLKNQGKFCSLLFAFSCTLCIYLTMIPALPIHAALTGTSHSISINTLRQKQQVIHQQRQGVMREHQRISNLQQAAQDRLNGLEKNVQTTDSQIQHSQMRLRLATQHQKQLQADLAAAEVSYTQRQEATIARLRFLQRSRLSQGWAVLLQSQDLSDFLDRRRQLMLVYQADQQVLAKFIADATWISQQKTAIEQQKNEIDLIRQQLLAQKADYQAQAKLQADIIQRLKSDRLALEAALAQLERDSKAVEVLIQQKVAEAETTQEAQTKTLSSKSIITHGTGIFVHPSDGPTSSAFGWRMHPILGNRRFHAGIDFAASYGSTIRAADSGTVIFAGWYGGYGKAVIINHGNGMTTLYAHTSELFVAEGQTVQRGQQIAAVGSTGLSSGPHLHFEVRHNGRPVNPNNYL; encoded by the coding sequence ATGAAAGCATCATTTCTTAAAAATCAGGGAAAATTCTGCAGCTTACTTTTTGCATTTAGCTGCACTTTATGCATCTACTTGACAATGATTCCAGCATTGCCAATCCACGCAGCCCTTACAGGCACATCTCATTCAATTTCAATTAACACGTTACGCCAAAAGCAGCAGGTGATTCACCAACAGCGTCAAGGTGTGATGCGGGAACACCAGCGCATATCCAATTTGCAACAAGCAGCACAAGACCGACTCAACGGCTTAGAGAAAAACGTGCAGACTACAGACAGTCAAATTCAACACAGCCAGATGCGACTGCGACTTGCTACTCAACACCAGAAGCAGTTGCAGGCAGATTTAGCTGCGGCAGAAGTTTCCTATACGCAGCGTCAAGAGGCGACAATTGCCCGACTGCGTTTTCTCCAGCGATCGCGCTTGAGTCAAGGATGGGCGGTTTTGCTGCAAAGCCAAGACCTCAGCGATTTTCTAGACCGCCGTCGTCAGTTGATGTTAGTTTATCAAGCTGACCAGCAAGTTTTGGCAAAATTCATCGCTGATGCAACCTGGATAAGCCAACAAAAAACAGCCATTGAACAGCAAAAAAACGAAATAGACCTGATTCGGCAGCAACTACTTGCTCAAAAAGCCGATTATCAAGCGCAGGCAAAGTTACAAGCAGATATCATTCAACGCCTCAAGAGCGATCGCCTTGCCCTAGAAGCAGCGTTAGCTCAACTAGAGAGAGATTCAAAAGCTGTGGAGGTGTTGATTCAACAAAAGGTTGCAGAAGCTGAAACAACACAAGAGGCGCAAACCAAAACCCTCAGCAGCAAAAGCATCATCACTCATGGAACTGGTATTTTTGTACATCCCAGTGATGGTCCTACCAGCAGTGCTTTTGGTTGGCGGATGCACCCAATTCTCGGAAATCGTCGCTTTCATGCAGGTATAGACTTTGCCGCCAGCTATGGCAGTACAATTCGTGCCGCAGATTCTGGAACGGTGATTTTTGCAGGGTGGTATGGCGGTTATGGCAAGGCTGTGATTATCAATCACGGAAATGGGATGACTACCTTATACGCTCATACAAGCGAATTGTTTGTTGCGGAAGGTCAAACAGTGCAACGAGGACAGCAAATTGCTGCTGTGGGTTCTACTGGTCTATCCAGCGGTCCCCATCTTCACTTTGAAGTCCGTCACAATGGGAGACCAGTAAACCCAAATAACTATCTTTAG
- a CDS encoding acyl-CoA thioesterase produces the protein MPGSHNLQRRMQVELAIPVQTYDIDFVGIVSNIVYIRWLEDLRLKFLDEHWQLNKQFEQGYAPILAGTEIEYKRPIKLFDKVIGRLWLNNLGRLKWTVQAEILSNNELAAIATQKGAFVNLQNGRPIPIPEELQKKYLGEQPIYQNI, from the coding sequence ATGCCAGGATCTCACAACTTGCAAAGACGTATGCAAGTAGAACTAGCAATACCTGTACAAACATACGACATAGATTTTGTAGGAATCGTTAGTAACATTGTCTATATCAGATGGTTAGAGGATTTACGCTTAAAGTTTTTAGATGAACACTGGCAACTTAATAAACAATTTGAGCAAGGATATGCTCCCATTCTTGCAGGAACGGAAATTGAGTATAAACGTCCTATAAAGCTTTTTGACAAAGTGATAGGACGTTTATGGTTAAACAATTTAGGGCGGCTGAAGTGGACTGTTCAAGCAGAAATTTTATCTAACAACGAATTAGCAGCAATAGCTACGCAAAAGGGTGCATTTGTCAATTTACAAAATGGTCGTCCAATTCCAATCCCAGAAGAATTGCAGAAGAAATATTTGGGCGAGCAGCCGATTTATCAGAACATTTGA
- a CDS encoding GNAT family N-acetyltransferase has protein sequence MKVFLETQELILRQFTEEDADNLFELDSDPEVMRFINGGKPPEDKIIHKQGLPRVLGYYEKYENFGFWATIEKSSNQFIGWFHFYPAIENKFAVELQLVNNDEIALGYRLRKSSWGKGYATEGSQALVSKGFAELGVQRVVAWALTANKASIRVMEKAGLKFEKEFTFTQSQLPNVQPLERKAVKYALNKDEFHLPQRLA, from the coding sequence ATGAAAGTCTTCTTAGAAACACAAGAGTTAATTTTACGTCAGTTTACTGAAGAAGATGCTGACAACCTCTTTGAATTAGATAGCGACCCTGAAGTTATGCGCTTCATTAATGGGGGAAAGCCACCAGAAGACAAAATCATCCACAAACAAGGTTTGCCGAGAGTTTTAGGATACTACGAGAAGTATGAAAACTTCGGTTTTTGGGCAACTATAGAAAAATCGAGCAATCAGTTTATCGGTTGGTTTCATTTCTACCCAGCAATTGAAAATAAATTTGCAGTTGAATTACAACTGGTAAACAATGATGAAATAGCCCTTGGTTATCGGTTGCGTAAATCAAGTTGGGGCAAAGGCTATGCAACCGAAGGCTCACAAGCATTAGTATCCAAAGGTTTTGCTGAATTGGGTGTTCAACGAGTTGTCGCTTGGGCATTAACAGCAAATAAAGCATCCATACGTGTGATGGAAAAAGCTGGTTTGAAGTTTGAAAAAGAGTTTACGTTCACACAAAGCCAACTGCCAAATGTGCAACCGTTGGAGCGCAAAGCAGTGAAATATGCTTTAAATAAAGATGAGTTTCATCTTCCGCAACGATTGGCTTAA
- a CDS encoding glutathione S-transferase family protein — MTNVSTQEKSFRLITIPISHYCEKARWALKKLQLPYVEEPHMPPFHRFATGRVGGKSTPVMITEAGAFTDSADILRYLDEIASDNAKLYPTNPELRRQVEELEDLFDEQLGPATRRWGYFYVMDDYKFMQRRWCQGVPFIEGALFPVVFPWMRSVLQRGFNITPESAAQAYEQIKSIFEQVSELLSDGRTYLVGDSFSAADLTFAALAAPAVLPPEHPMRRANLQELPSKMASEISTFRKTPAGAYVLRLYRDRNS, encoded by the coding sequence ATGACAAACGTCTCTACGCAAGAAAAATCTTTCCGTTTGATTACAATTCCTATCAGCCATTATTGCGAAAAGGCACGATGGGCGCTGAAAAAGCTGCAACTTCCTTACGTTGAAGAACCTCATATGCCACCGTTTCATCGATTTGCAACTGGTCGAGTTGGTGGAAAATCAACTCCTGTTATGATAACTGAAGCAGGTGCTTTCACTGATTCAGCTGATATCTTACGATACTTAGACGAAATAGCTTCTGATAACGCCAAGTTATACCCCACTAATCCTGAGTTACGCCGACAAGTAGAAGAACTAGAAGATTTATTTGACGAGCAGCTTGGACCTGCTACACGCCGTTGGGGTTACTTTTATGTGATGGATGACTACAAGTTTATGCAACGTAGATGGTGTCAGGGTGTTCCTTTTATTGAGGGGGCATTATTTCCAGTAGTTTTTCCTTGGATGCGTTCAGTACTTCAGCGAGGCTTCAACATAACCCCAGAGTCTGCTGCACAAGCATATGAACAAATCAAGAGCATTTTTGAGCAAGTGAGCGAATTATTATCTGATGGACGCACCTACTTAGTAGGAGATAGCTTTTCTGCTGCTGATCTCACCTTTGCGGCGCTTGCTGCTCCTGCTGTGTTACCGCCAGAACACCCAATGAGGCGTGCTAACTTGCAGGAGTTACCATCCAAAATGGCATCTGAGATTAGTACTTTCCGAAAAACTCCGGCTGGTGCTTATGTGCTACGTCTGTACCGCGATAGAAACAGTTAA
- the trmFO gene encoding FADH(2)-oxidizing methylenetetrahydrofolate--tRNA-(uracil(54)-C(5))-methyltransferase TrmFO codes for MEKQTIHVIGGGLAGTEAAWQIASAGVSVILWEMRPQRFSGAHHTEHLAELVCSNSFGAMASDRAAGLLHEELRQLNSIVILKADEHAVPAGGALAVDRGRFSQDLTETLSRHPLIELRREELRVIPEGIVVLATGPLTSPELAEDLRDFTGMEYLSFFDAASPIIVGESINRDIAFMASRYDKGEAAYLNCPMNKEQYLQFWQELRTAEQVELKDFERETAKFFEACLPIEELARRGEDTMRYGPLKPVGLSDSRTGERPYAVIQLRQEDKAGQLWNMVGFQTNLRWGEQKRVFQMIPGLENAEFVRLGVMHRNTFINAPQLMQPSLQFLKRPTLLGAGQLIGTEGYTAAAAGGWLAGTNAARLALGKEPLTISNTTMMGALFEFITSASPKHFQPMPPNFGILPELGEKIKNKQERYGRYRDRALANLSEFVNTAKS; via the coding sequence ATGGAAAAACAAACAATTCATGTTATCGGAGGTGGACTAGCTGGGACGGAAGCAGCGTGGCAAATAGCTTCTGCTGGAGTGTCGGTGATTCTTTGGGAAATGCGCCCACAACGCTTCAGTGGTGCCCATCACACGGAACATTTGGCGGAATTGGTGTGTAGCAATTCTTTTGGGGCAATGGCAAGCGATCGCGCTGCGGGTCTATTGCATGAAGAATTACGTCAACTTAATTCTATTGTTATCTTAAAAGCTGATGAGCACGCCGTTCCTGCTGGTGGGGCGCTAGCGGTAGATAGAGGACGTTTTAGCCAAGACTTGACGGAAACTCTTTCGCGTCATCCCTTAATTGAACTGCGTCGAGAAGAACTGCGTGTTATCCCGGAAGGGATTGTTGTTTTAGCAACAGGCCCTTTAACTAGTCCCGAGTTGGCGGAAGATTTGCGCGACTTTACGGGGATGGAATACCTCAGCTTTTTCGATGCGGCAAGCCCTATCATCGTGGGAGAATCGATTAACCGCGACATTGCTTTTATGGCATCGCGCTACGACAAAGGCGAAGCTGCTTATCTCAACTGTCCAATGAATAAAGAGCAGTACTTGCAGTTTTGGCAAGAACTGCGTACAGCCGAACAAGTGGAATTGAAGGACTTTGAACGGGAAACAGCGAAATTTTTTGAAGCTTGCTTGCCAATTGAAGAACTCGCACGGCGGGGGGAAGACACGATGCGCTATGGTCCCCTCAAGCCTGTGGGTTTGTCGGATAGTCGCACCGGGGAACGTCCCTACGCCGTGATACAGTTGCGGCAAGAAGACAAAGCAGGTCAACTTTGGAATATGGTAGGATTCCAAACAAATCTGCGTTGGGGAGAGCAAAAGCGAGTCTTCCAGATGATTCCTGGTTTGGAAAATGCCGAGTTTGTGCGGCTGGGGGTGATGCACCGTAACACCTTTATCAATGCTCCTCAACTCATGCAGCCTAGTTTGCAATTTTTAAAGCGTCCGACTTTGCTAGGTGCTGGACAGTTGATAGGGACTGAAGGCTATACCGCAGCCGCAGCAGGTGGTTGGTTGGCGGGAACGAATGCAGCACGGCTAGCTTTAGGAAAAGAACCCTTGACAATTTCCAATACAACGATGATGGGGGCGCTGTTTGAATTTATCACTTCGGCTTCACCTAAGCATTTTCAACCAATGCCTCCTAACTTTGGAATTTTGCCAGAACTGGGTGAAAAAATCAAAAATAAACAGGAGCGTTACGGACGTTATCGCGATCGCGCTTTGGCTAATTTGAGTGAGTTTGTAAACACTGCTAAATCATGA
- a CDS encoding MGMT family protein, translated as MSFSKEGEAKQIDLANASRAVGLANGRNSISSIVPYHRVIGTNGQLMVTVAVLSANSGYLITNA; from the coding sequence TTGAGCTTTTCCAAAGAAGGTGAAGCAAAGCAAATTGATTTGGCTAATGCTTCTCGTGCAGTCGGTCTGGCAAATGGACGCAATTCGATTTCAAGTATTGTGCCATATCATCGTGTGATTGGAACAAATGGTCAGTTGATGGTTACAGTGGCGGTATTGAGCGCAAACAGTGGCTACTTAATCACGAACGCATAA
- a CDS encoding MaoC family dehydratase, with protein sequence MTKQFQADTEKIQNVVNCMTPVQVGEKIVSQTRLNEIEISQFAHSIGDPNLLHHDAEYARKTRFGSIIVCGPHISCLMMALAAQHFSQNYAMVGLDFFIQFLKALKAGELIDLEWEVVATQYKDSLNGEIVDLKGKVTNEQGVIAVTTNSKILVTKEF encoded by the coding sequence ATGACCAAGCAGTTTCAGGCAGATACGGAAAAGATTCAGAATGTTGTCAATTGTATGACACCCGTTCAAGTAGGGGAGAAAATTGTCAGTCAAACGAGATTGAATGAAATAGAAATCAGCCAGTTTGCCCATTCAATAGGAGATCCTAATTTACTCCATCACGATGCCGAATACGCTCGCAAGACTCGGTTTGGCAGCATCATTGTCTGTGGTCCACACATTTCTTGTCTGATGATGGCTTTAGCAGCTCAACACTTCTCTCAAAATTATGCAATGGTTGGCTTGGACTTTTTTATCCAATTCCTTAAAGCTCTTAAAGCAGGAGAGTTAATTGATTTGGAATGGGAGGTAGTTGCTACACAATACAAAGACAGTCTCAATGGGGAAATTGTAGACCTTAAAGGAAAAGTAACAAATGAACAGGGAGTTATAGCTGTAACTACTAATAGCAAAATTCTCGTGACCAAGGAGTTTTAA
- a CDS encoding GNAT family N-acetyltransferase, with amino-acid sequence MLRFSQEQTQKAAKILARGFIDDPTFSFILPQSETRLEALTAFFQLFVADGIKRGEVVFAPEEQGVSVWYPTEVAVYDDQFEETFAKVVSIASHFGGLEAGERFEQIGKKVEASEPVAPHCEVLWIALVPEARGKGIGGSLLQPVINYSNAKKVGCYLVSSNPRNISFYEKHGFRRVSPIQINDTHFMTGMWREPAEN; translated from the coding sequence ATGTTGAGATTTTCTCAAGAGCAAACCCAAAAAGCAGCAAAAATCCTTGCACGCGGATTTATTGACGACCCCACATTTTCTTTTATCTTGCCACAGTCGGAAACAAGACTTGAAGCTCTAACGGCATTTTTTCAACTTTTTGTTGCTGACGGAATCAAGCGGGGTGAGGTGGTCTTTGCTCCAGAAGAACAGGGGGTCAGCGTTTGGTATCCTACTGAAGTAGCAGTCTACGACGACCAGTTTGAAGAAACCTTTGCTAAAGTTGTCTCAATTGCCTCACACTTTGGGGGATTGGAAGCAGGAGAACGTTTTGAACAAATCGGAAAAAAGGTAGAAGCTAGCGAACCAGTCGCCCCTCACTGCGAAGTTCTTTGGATAGCACTTGTACCCGAAGCAAGGGGAAAAGGAATCGGAGGCAGTTTATTGCAACCAGTTATTAATTATTCTAATGCCAAAAAAGTTGGTTGCTATCTTGTTTCGTCAAATCCTCGTAATATATCATTCTACGAAAAGCATGGTTTTCGTAGAGTCAGCCCAATTCAGATAAATGATACGCATTTTATGACCGGGATGTGGCGCGAACCTGCTGAGAATTAG
- a CDS encoding GNAT family N-acetyltransferase — protein sequence MDLLVREAHPNDAEAIVGIWNPIIATGLYTAVDTLLTVEAEREYILNFPQRGVFHVAVCRADHKVVGFQSMEPFATYTHAFDHVGVIGTYVDLSYRRQGIGKCLFDATFEAARRKGYEKIFTYVRADNVAALASYLRRGFQIVGTAQRHAKLNGTYVDEIIIERFL from the coding sequence ATGGATCTACTGGTTCGAGAAGCACATCCGAATGATGCTGAGGCGATTGTCGGTATTTGGAACCCCATCATCGCAACTGGTTTGTATACTGCGGTTGACACACTGTTGACAGTCGAGGCGGAACGGGAGTACATTTTGAACTTTCCCCAGCGTGGGGTGTTCCATGTTGCCGTATGTCGTGCAGATCACAAGGTTGTTGGTTTTCAAAGTATGGAACCATTTGCGACATACACACATGCATTTGACCATGTGGGAGTCATCGGAACATATGTAGATCTCTCATACCGACGGCAAGGCATTGGCAAGTGTCTATTTGATGCTACATTTGAAGCTGCTCGCCGTAAAGGATACGAAAAGATATTCACCTATGTTCGCGCCGATAATGTAGCAGCGTTAGCTAGCTACCTCCGACGTGGCTTTCAGATTGTTGGGACGGCGCAAAGACACGCCAAGTTGAACGGAACGTATGTAGACGAGATTATCATCGAACGGTTCTTGTAG
- a CDS encoding heme-dependent oxidative N-demethylase family protein, translating into MVVHMLADSLFQQAKTVEVSSGSACYFPLDNGRYEVKPGFMPFGFCLGNAKADKQVFQIDANFAHYRNVKLLARAERLSKYYQTCNYSHNVAGAIVRLIIDRLSQEHPQYFYSDRLTNGNLVFYSQLTRETLYLDADWQLRQVESKDNQVFPPYASTLDALAAQVQEDITVICRSTDNSNWLSAVHLCYPNHWSAEEKIGNQFTTIHAPVAGIEKINRRASAIVNTMITREPMVRFSWGLSTDTRLNHHPEPPPDVPVNKWQGRQFNRDNPRLFIRIERQVIWGLPEYDAALFTIRTYFRDCAEIKKDIILRSKLSAAIKSMTQESLVYKGLAESKDSILAWLEEV; encoded by the coding sequence ATGGTTGTGCATATGCTTGCAGATAGTTTGTTCCAACAAGCAAAGACAGTCGAAGTGTCTAGCGGTTCGGCTTGCTATTTCCCTCTTGACAACGGACGGTACGAGGTTAAGCCTGGTTTTATGCCTTTCGGCTTCTGCTTAGGTAACGCTAAAGCGGACAAGCAAGTCTTTCAAATAGATGCAAACTTTGCTCACTACCGGAATGTAAAACTCTTAGCTCGTGCTGAACGATTAAGTAAATACTACCAAACCTGTAATTATTCTCATAATGTAGCAGGTGCAATCGTCCGCTTGATAATTGACCGTCTCAGCCAAGAACACCCTCAATACTTTTATAGCGATCGCTTAACCAACGGCAATTTAGTATTCTACAGCCAACTTACCAGAGAAACTCTCTACTTAGATGCAGATTGGCAGTTACGACAAGTTGAAAGCAAAGATAATCAAGTCTTTCCACCTTACGCCTCTACTCTTGATGCTCTAGCAGCCCAAGTGCAGGAAGATATAACAGTTATTTGCCGTTCAACAGATAATAGCAACTGGCTGAGTGCTGTACATTTATGTTATCCCAACCATTGGTCAGCCGAAGAGAAAATTGGCAATCAGTTTACCACAATCCATGCACCCGTAGCAGGTATAGAAAAAATTAATCGGCGGGCGAGCGCAATAGTCAACACGATGATTACGCGAGAACCAATGGTACGCTTTAGCTGGGGATTGAGTACCGATACCCGCTTAAATCATCATCCCGAACCACCGCCAGATGTACCAGTCAACAAATGGCAGGGTAGACAGTTTAATCGAGATAACCCTCGGCTGTTTATTAGAATTGAGCGACAGGTCATTTGGGGACTACCAGAATACGACGCAGCGCTGTTTACTATCCGCACCTATTTTAGGGATTGTGCAGAGATAAAAAAAGACATAATATTGCGATCTAAGCTATCTGCTGCTATTAAGTCTATGACGCAGGAGTCTCTAGTTTATAAAGGGTTGGCAGAGAGTAAAGATAGTATCCTGGCATGGCTAGAGGAAGTTTGA
- a CDS encoding AraC family transcriptional regulator → MQPVNTQPPSILKAEWDGITVEYGCLNAIGEFDFAMPKHAISVAFAPHDRVTWSVDGSTTQTTALPAGSVFIYSDRNFVWHQRERESEYINLILDQKLLSQIAADNGLLPNVELEHRIIFPDPTILHIAQLFKSEVFNGGLAGQLYTDSLKNLLAVHLLRNYTGKPEKLSIEDSPLDAFKLNQVKDFIENRLAEDLSIADMANVVHMSQFHFARAFKTATGQPPHRYLTQRRMERAKVLLSVTRLPVAEVAYQVGFYNTSHFTSQFRKATGTTPKAYRDSF, encoded by the coding sequence ATGCAGCCCGTCAATACCCAACCCCCTTCAATCCTCAAAGCCGAATGGGATGGCATTACCGTTGAGTATGGTTGCTTAAATGCGATCGGTGAATTTGATTTTGCCATGCCTAAGCACGCTATCAGCGTTGCCTTTGCACCTCATGATCGCGTCACTTGGTCAGTTGATGGAAGTACAACTCAAACAACTGCTTTGCCAGCAGGGAGTGTATTCATTTACTCTGATCGTAATTTTGTCTGGCATCAGCGAGAGCGTGAGAGTGAATACATTAACTTGATATTAGACCAAAAACTTCTTAGTCAAATTGCAGCCGACAACGGTTTACTCCCGAATGTTGAACTTGAACACCGCATTATCTTTCCAGACCCCACCATTTTGCACATAGCACAATTGTTTAAGTCTGAAGTTTTCAATGGTGGCTTGGCTGGGCAACTTTACACCGACTCTCTTAAAAATCTATTAGCCGTTCATCTACTACGAAACTACACCGGAAAGCCAGAAAAGCTTTCAATTGAAGACTCACCACTAGACGCTTTTAAACTCAATCAAGTAAAAGATTTTATTGAAAACCGACTCGCGGAAGATTTATCCATTGCTGATATGGCTAATGTTGTACATATGAGTCAGTTTCATTTTGCCCGTGCCTTTAAAACTGCTACAGGTCAACCACCTCATCGTTATCTTACCCAACGGCGGATGGAACGGGCAAAGGTGCTGTTATCTGTTACACGGCTTCCTGTTGCTGAAGTGGCATATCAAGTCGGTTTTTACAACACAAGTCACTTCACCTCTCAGTTTCGCAAAGCGACTGGTACAACACCAAAGGCTTACAGAGATAGCTTTTAA
- a CDS encoding DUF433 domain-containing protein: METDLLKRITHNPDLCHGKPCIRGLRYPVELILELLSAGMIIEEILEDYDDLEREDILAALLFAARLTQVKSIHKIAS, encoded by the coding sequence ATGGAAACTGACCTGTTAAAACGCATCACCCACAATCCCGACCTCTGTCATGGTAAACCCTGTATTAGAGGACTTCGTTATCCAGTTGAATTGATCCTCGAACTGCTTAGTGCTGGCATGATCATTGAGGAAATTCTGGAGGATTACGACGATCTGGAGCGAGAAGATATTTTAGCTGCTTTGCTTTTTGCTGCTCGGCTCACTCAAGTTAAAAGCATCCACAAAATTGCTTCATGA
- a CDS encoding DUF5615 family PIN-like protein, translating to MKFLVDAQLPVRLAHFLQSSGYDAIHTKNLAQQNATSDTVINAISIEQNRIVITKDSDFVNSFLTIKQPYKLLLITTGNIKNSELEAIFSANLTTLVHLFDQYSYIEMSRDEIIVHQ from the coding sequence ATGAAATTTCTAGTTGATGCCCAACTACCAGTCCGGCTTGCCCATTTTCTTCAATCCTCTGGCTACGATGCAATTCATACTAAAAACTTAGCCCAGCAAAACGCCACCTCGGATACTGTAATTAACGCTATATCAATTGAACAAAATCGAATTGTCATTACAAAAGACTCAGATTTTGTCAACTCATTTCTAACCATTAAGCAACCTTATAAGCTCCTGTTGATAACAACAGGCAACATTAAGAACTCAGAACTTGAGGCAATTTTTTCAGCAAATTTGACAACCTTAGTTCACCTATTTGACCAATACTCCTATATTGAAATGAGTCGCGATGAAATCATTGTGCATCAGTGA
- a CDS encoding TetR/AcrR family transcriptional regulator, which produces MSKGEETKEKILQQAAELFNQQGYAGSSISDIMRVTGLQKGGIYNHFKSKDELALQAFDYAIAQIKQRYRAAIRSKRHAVERLQAIIDVFCSNIDNPIIKGGCPLLNTAVESDDAHPALRQRTQQAMNSWRDLFCRIIQKGIKKGEICPTVNADEVTTIIISMLEGAVMMSKLYGDSIHIERVLKHLNDYVKSHLQI; this is translated from the coding sequence ATGTCTAAAGGCGAAGAAACAAAAGAGAAAATTCTCCAACAAGCAGCTGAACTGTTTAATCAACAGGGGTATGCTGGCTCGTCTATTTCAGACATTATGCGTGTCACAGGATTGCAGAAAGGAGGAATTTACAACCACTTTAAAAGCAAAGATGAGCTAGCGCTACAGGCTTTTGACTATGCGATCGCCCAAATCAAACAGCGTTATAGAGCCGCAATCCGAAGTAAGCGTCATGCAGTTGAGCGGCTACAAGCAATTATTGATGTATTTTGCAGCAATATAGATAATCCCATCATCAAGGGAGGGTGTCCACTGCTGAATACTGCTGTTGAGAGTGATGATGCTCATCCTGCTTTGCGCCAACGCACTCAACAGGCTATGAACTCCTGGCGCGACCTGTTTTGTCGAATTATCCAAAAAGGAATAAAAAAGGGTGAAATTTGCCCCACAGTTAACGCTGATGAAGTGACAACCATCATTATTTCCATGCTTGAGGGGGCTGTGATGATGAGCAAGTTATATGGAGATTCGATTCACATAGAAAGAGTGCTCAAGCATTTAAATGATTACGTCAAGAGCCATTTGCAAATATAA